The following proteins are encoded in a genomic region of Oncorhynchus kisutch isolate 150728-3 linkage group LG4, Okis_V2, whole genome shotgun sequence:
- the LOC109889935 gene encoding polymeric immunoglobulin receptor-like isoform X7: protein MAPHLLLVLRILFFLTGVSYAQSVSTVSHVSVKQGGSITIPCLYDQRYRNNVKYWCRGYNWLSCSTVVRTDHPKTSGKTSISDDINQRVFTVTMTSLSPSDSDYYWCIVERKSKGDDGVRLQISVTPGTPELYVDQQQMTEVVGGSVTVLCCYSSQGNRGRWCKIGGSCVAVGHSGALDGTFVKLVQEESRTTNGYVLMVTMSGLMMENTGWYWCEKGDIQMPVHITVNQPTTTQSTTTISPSVTNRDNVVTNENTDEKHQSWLEFLFIPLSLLVVLIAVTLVTLKMLRKHKDKKAKDQPPNTTVQSSDSEQNITYSTVSHIRGSTQQDPLPDDAVTYSTVVTKNKIPLPDDAVTYSTVVTKNKTQPNAAEPDDVVYSTVAQHQR, encoded by the exons ATGGCTCCACATCTCCTCCTTGTCCTGCGCATCCTTTTCTTCCTCACTGGAGTCTCAT ATGCACAGAGTGTGTCCACAGTGAGTCATGTGTCTGTAAAGCAAGGAGGCTCCATCACCATCCCATGTCTCTATGATCAGAGATATAGAAACAATGTGAAATACTGGTGTAGGGGATATAATTGGTTAAGTTGCTCTACTGTAGTACGCACTGACCATCCTAAGACCAGTGGAAAGACCTCCATCTCTGATGACATCAACCAGCGAGTCTTCACTGTGACCATGACAAGTCTTAGTCCTAGTGATTCTGATTATTACTGGTGTATTGTGGAGAGGAAGAGCAAGGGAGATGATGGGGTTAGACTGCAGATATCTGTTACTCCAG GTACTCCAGAACTCTACGTGGACCAACAACAGATGACTGAAGTTGTAGGAGGGAGTGTCACTGTGCTCTGTTGCTATAGTTCACAAGGAAACCGTGGGAGGTGGTGCAAGATTGGAGGCTCTTGTGTGGCTGTGGGACATTCTGGGGCTTTAGATGGAACATTTGTGAAGTTAGTGCAGGAGGAGAGCCGAACCACCAACGGTTATGTCTTAATGGTGACTATGAGTGGATTGATGATGGAGAACACTGGCTGGTACTGGTGCGAAAAGGGAGACATACAGATGCCTGTTCATATCACTGTCAATCAACCAACCACAACACAGAGCACCACCACAA TTTCCCCTTCTGTTACAAACAGGGACAATGTTGTAACTAACGAGAACACAGATGAGAAGCACCAGAG TTGGCTGGAATTCCTGTTCATTCCTCTGAGCCTATTGGTGGTGTTGATAGCTGTTACCTTGGTCACATTGAAGATGTTGAGAAAACATa AGGACAAGAAAGCAAAGGACCAACCACCAAACACCACAGTA CAGTCTTCTGACTCTGAGCAGAACATTACCTACAGCACTGTGAGTCACATCAGAGGATCAACACAACAG GACCCATTACCTGATGATGCAGTGACATACAGCACCGTGGTCACCAAGAACAAG ATTCCATTACCTGATGATGCAGTGACATACAGCACTGTGGTCACCAAGAACAAGACCCAaccaaat GCAGCAGAACCAGATGATGTGGTCTACAGCACAGTGGCCCAACACCAGAGATAG
- the LOC109889935 gene encoding polymeric immunoglobulin receptor-like isoform X8, translating to MAPHLLLVLRILFFLTGVSYAQSVSTVSHVSVKQGGSITIPCLYDQRYRNNVKYWCRGYNWLSCSTVVRTDHPKTSGKTSISDDINQRVFTVTMTSLSPSDSDYYWCIVERKSKGDDGVRLQISVTPGTPELYVDQQQMTEVVGGSVTVLCCYSSQGNRGRWCKIGGSCVAVGHSGALDGTFVKLVQEESRTTNGYVLMVTMSGLMMENTGWYWCEKGDIQMPVHITVNQPTTTQSTTTISPSVTNRDNVVTNENTDEKHQSWLEFLFIPLSLLVVLIAVTLVTLKMLRKHKDKKAKDQPPNTTVQSSDSEQNITYSTDPLPDDAVTYSTVVTKNKVQPNIPLPDDAVTYSTVVTKNKTQPNAAEPDDVVYSTVAQHQR from the exons ATGGCTCCACATCTCCTCCTTGTCCTGCGCATCCTTTTCTTCCTCACTGGAGTCTCAT ATGCACAGAGTGTGTCCACAGTGAGTCATGTGTCTGTAAAGCAAGGAGGCTCCATCACCATCCCATGTCTCTATGATCAGAGATATAGAAACAATGTGAAATACTGGTGTAGGGGATATAATTGGTTAAGTTGCTCTACTGTAGTACGCACTGACCATCCTAAGACCAGTGGAAAGACCTCCATCTCTGATGACATCAACCAGCGAGTCTTCACTGTGACCATGACAAGTCTTAGTCCTAGTGATTCTGATTATTACTGGTGTATTGTGGAGAGGAAGAGCAAGGGAGATGATGGGGTTAGACTGCAGATATCTGTTACTCCAG GTACTCCAGAACTCTACGTGGACCAACAACAGATGACTGAAGTTGTAGGAGGGAGTGTCACTGTGCTCTGTTGCTATAGTTCACAAGGAAACCGTGGGAGGTGGTGCAAGATTGGAGGCTCTTGTGTGGCTGTGGGACATTCTGGGGCTTTAGATGGAACATTTGTGAAGTTAGTGCAGGAGGAGAGCCGAACCACCAACGGTTATGTCTTAATGGTGACTATGAGTGGATTGATGATGGAGAACACTGGCTGGTACTGGTGCGAAAAGGGAGACATACAGATGCCTGTTCATATCACTGTCAATCAACCAACCACAACACAGAGCACCACCACAA TTTCCCCTTCTGTTACAAACAGGGACAATGTTGTAACTAACGAGAACACAGATGAGAAGCACCAGAG TTGGCTGGAATTCCTGTTCATTCCTCTGAGCCTATTGGTGGTGTTGATAGCTGTTACCTTGGTCACATTGAAGATGTTGAGAAAACATa AGGACAAGAAAGCAAAGGACCAACCACCAAACACCACAGTA CAGTCTTCTGACTCTGAGCAGAACATTACCTACAGCACT GACCCATTACCTGATGATGCAGTGACATACAGCACCGTGGTCACCAAGAACAAGGTCCAACCAAAT ATTCCATTACCTGATGATGCAGTGACATACAGCACTGTGGTCACCAAGAACAAGACCCAaccaaat GCAGCAGAACCAGATGATGTGGTCTACAGCACAGTGGCCCAACACCAGAGATAG
- the LOC109889935 gene encoding polymeric immunoglobulin receptor-like isoform X9, with the protein MAPHLLLVLRILFFLTGVSYAQSVSTVSHVSVKQGGSITIPCLYDQRYRNNVKYWCRGYNWLSCSTVVRTDHPKTSGKTSISDDINQRVFTVTMTSLSPSDSDYYWCIVERKSKGDDGVRLQISVTPGTPELYVDQQQMTEVVGGSVTVLCCYSSQGNRGRWCKIGGSCVAVGHSGALDGTFVKLVQEESRTTNGYVLMVTMSGLMMENTGWYWCEKGDIQMPVHITVNQPTTTQSTTTISPSVTNRDNVVTNENTDEKHQSWLEFLFIPLSLLVVLIAVTLVTLKMLRKHKDKKAKDQPPNTTVQSSDSEQNITYSTDPLPDDAVTYSTVVTKNKIPLPDDAVTYSTVVTKNKTQPNAAEPDDVVYSTVAQHQR; encoded by the exons ATGGCTCCACATCTCCTCCTTGTCCTGCGCATCCTTTTCTTCCTCACTGGAGTCTCAT ATGCACAGAGTGTGTCCACAGTGAGTCATGTGTCTGTAAAGCAAGGAGGCTCCATCACCATCCCATGTCTCTATGATCAGAGATATAGAAACAATGTGAAATACTGGTGTAGGGGATATAATTGGTTAAGTTGCTCTACTGTAGTACGCACTGACCATCCTAAGACCAGTGGAAAGACCTCCATCTCTGATGACATCAACCAGCGAGTCTTCACTGTGACCATGACAAGTCTTAGTCCTAGTGATTCTGATTATTACTGGTGTATTGTGGAGAGGAAGAGCAAGGGAGATGATGGGGTTAGACTGCAGATATCTGTTACTCCAG GTACTCCAGAACTCTACGTGGACCAACAACAGATGACTGAAGTTGTAGGAGGGAGTGTCACTGTGCTCTGTTGCTATAGTTCACAAGGAAACCGTGGGAGGTGGTGCAAGATTGGAGGCTCTTGTGTGGCTGTGGGACATTCTGGGGCTTTAGATGGAACATTTGTGAAGTTAGTGCAGGAGGAGAGCCGAACCACCAACGGTTATGTCTTAATGGTGACTATGAGTGGATTGATGATGGAGAACACTGGCTGGTACTGGTGCGAAAAGGGAGACATACAGATGCCTGTTCATATCACTGTCAATCAACCAACCACAACACAGAGCACCACCACAA TTTCCCCTTCTGTTACAAACAGGGACAATGTTGTAACTAACGAGAACACAGATGAGAAGCACCAGAG TTGGCTGGAATTCCTGTTCATTCCTCTGAGCCTATTGGTGGTGTTGATAGCTGTTACCTTGGTCACATTGAAGATGTTGAGAAAACATa AGGACAAGAAAGCAAAGGACCAACCACCAAACACCACAGTA CAGTCTTCTGACTCTGAGCAGAACATTACCTACAGCACT GACCCATTACCTGATGATGCAGTGACATACAGCACCGTGGTCACCAAGAACAAG ATTCCATTACCTGATGATGCAGTGACATACAGCACTGTGGTCACCAAGAACAAGACCCAaccaaat GCAGCAGAACCAGATGATGTGGTCTACAGCACAGTGGCCCAACACCAGAGATAG
- the LOC109889935 gene encoding polymeric immunoglobulin receptor-like isoform X1: MAPHLLLVLRILFFLTGVSYAQSVSTVSHVSVKQGGSITIPCLYDQRYRNNVKYWCRGYNWLSCSTVVRTDHPKTSGKTSISDDINQRVFTVTMTSLSPSDSDYYWCIVERKSKGDDGVRLQISVTPGTPELYVDQQQMTEVVGGSVTVLCCYSSQGNRGRWCKIGGSCVAVGHSGALDGTFVKLVQEESRTTNGYVLMVTMSGLMMENTGWYWCEKGDIQMPVHITVNQPTTTQSTTTTTQASSTHQASLTSAESNTFPPTVSPSVTNRDNVVTNENTDEKHQSWLEFLFIPLSLLVVLIAVTLVTLKMLRKHKDKKAKDQPPNTTVQSSDSEQNITYSTVSHIRGSTQQDPLPDDAVTYSTVVTKNKVQPNIPLPDDAVTYSTVVTKNKTQPNAAEPDDVVYSTVAQHQR, from the exons ATGGCTCCACATCTCCTCCTTGTCCTGCGCATCCTTTTCTTCCTCACTGGAGTCTCAT ATGCACAGAGTGTGTCCACAGTGAGTCATGTGTCTGTAAAGCAAGGAGGCTCCATCACCATCCCATGTCTCTATGATCAGAGATATAGAAACAATGTGAAATACTGGTGTAGGGGATATAATTGGTTAAGTTGCTCTACTGTAGTACGCACTGACCATCCTAAGACCAGTGGAAAGACCTCCATCTCTGATGACATCAACCAGCGAGTCTTCACTGTGACCATGACAAGTCTTAGTCCTAGTGATTCTGATTATTACTGGTGTATTGTGGAGAGGAAGAGCAAGGGAGATGATGGGGTTAGACTGCAGATATCTGTTACTCCAG GTACTCCAGAACTCTACGTGGACCAACAACAGATGACTGAAGTTGTAGGAGGGAGTGTCACTGTGCTCTGTTGCTATAGTTCACAAGGAAACCGTGGGAGGTGGTGCAAGATTGGAGGCTCTTGTGTGGCTGTGGGACATTCTGGGGCTTTAGATGGAACATTTGTGAAGTTAGTGCAGGAGGAGAGCCGAACCACCAACGGTTATGTCTTAATGGTGACTATGAGTGGATTGATGATGGAGAACACTGGCTGGTACTGGTGCGAAAAGGGAGACATACAGATGCCTGTTCATATCACTGTCAATCAACCAACCACAACACAGAGCACCACCACAA CAACACAAGCTTCATCCACTCACCAAGCGTCACTAACCAGTGCTGAGTCTAACACTTTTCCGCCCACAGTTTCCCCTTCTGTTACAAACAGGGACAATGTTGTAACTAACGAGAACACAGATGAGAAGCACCAGAG TTGGCTGGAATTCCTGTTCATTCCTCTGAGCCTATTGGTGGTGTTGATAGCTGTTACCTTGGTCACATTGAAGATGTTGAGAAAACATa AGGACAAGAAAGCAAAGGACCAACCACCAAACACCACAGTA CAGTCTTCTGACTCTGAGCAGAACATTACCTACAGCACTGTGAGTCACATCAGAGGATCAACACAACAG GACCCATTACCTGATGATGCAGTGACATACAGCACCGTGGTCACCAAGAACAAGGTCCAACCAAAT ATTCCATTACCTGATGATGCAGTGACATACAGCACTGTGGTCACCAAGAACAAGACCCAaccaaat GCAGCAGAACCAGATGATGTGGTCTACAGCACAGTGGCCCAACACCAGAGATAG
- the LOC109889935 gene encoding polymeric immunoglobulin receptor-like isoform X2, producing the protein MAPHLLLVLRILFFLTGVSYAQSVSTVSHVSVKQGGSITIPCLYDQRYRNNVKYWCRGYNWLSCSTVVRTDHPKTSGKTSISDDINQRVFTVTMTSLSPSDSDYYWCIVERKSKGDDGVRLQISVTPGTPELYVDQQQMTEVVGGSVTVLCCYSSQGNRGRWCKIGGSCVAVGHSGALDGTFVKLVQEESRTTNGYVLMVTMSGLMMENTGWYWCEKGDIQMPVHITVNQPTTTQSTTTTTQASSTHQASLTSAESNTFPPTVSPSVTNRDNVVTNENTDEKHQSWLEFLFIPLSLLVVLIAVTLVTLKMLRKHKDKKAKDQPPNTTVQSSDSEQNITYSTVSHIRGSTQQDPLPDDAVTYSTVVTKNKIPLPDDAVTYSTVVTKNKTQPNAAEPDDVVYSTVAQHQR; encoded by the exons ATGGCTCCACATCTCCTCCTTGTCCTGCGCATCCTTTTCTTCCTCACTGGAGTCTCAT ATGCACAGAGTGTGTCCACAGTGAGTCATGTGTCTGTAAAGCAAGGAGGCTCCATCACCATCCCATGTCTCTATGATCAGAGATATAGAAACAATGTGAAATACTGGTGTAGGGGATATAATTGGTTAAGTTGCTCTACTGTAGTACGCACTGACCATCCTAAGACCAGTGGAAAGACCTCCATCTCTGATGACATCAACCAGCGAGTCTTCACTGTGACCATGACAAGTCTTAGTCCTAGTGATTCTGATTATTACTGGTGTATTGTGGAGAGGAAGAGCAAGGGAGATGATGGGGTTAGACTGCAGATATCTGTTACTCCAG GTACTCCAGAACTCTACGTGGACCAACAACAGATGACTGAAGTTGTAGGAGGGAGTGTCACTGTGCTCTGTTGCTATAGTTCACAAGGAAACCGTGGGAGGTGGTGCAAGATTGGAGGCTCTTGTGTGGCTGTGGGACATTCTGGGGCTTTAGATGGAACATTTGTGAAGTTAGTGCAGGAGGAGAGCCGAACCACCAACGGTTATGTCTTAATGGTGACTATGAGTGGATTGATGATGGAGAACACTGGCTGGTACTGGTGCGAAAAGGGAGACATACAGATGCCTGTTCATATCACTGTCAATCAACCAACCACAACACAGAGCACCACCACAA CAACACAAGCTTCATCCACTCACCAAGCGTCACTAACCAGTGCTGAGTCTAACACTTTTCCGCCCACAGTTTCCCCTTCTGTTACAAACAGGGACAATGTTGTAACTAACGAGAACACAGATGAGAAGCACCAGAG TTGGCTGGAATTCCTGTTCATTCCTCTGAGCCTATTGGTGGTGTTGATAGCTGTTACCTTGGTCACATTGAAGATGTTGAGAAAACATa AGGACAAGAAAGCAAAGGACCAACCACCAAACACCACAGTA CAGTCTTCTGACTCTGAGCAGAACATTACCTACAGCACTGTGAGTCACATCAGAGGATCAACACAACAG GACCCATTACCTGATGATGCAGTGACATACAGCACCGTGGTCACCAAGAACAAG ATTCCATTACCTGATGATGCAGTGACATACAGCACTGTGGTCACCAAGAACAAGACCCAaccaaat GCAGCAGAACCAGATGATGTGGTCTACAGCACAGTGGCCCAACACCAGAGATAG
- the LOC109889935 gene encoding polymeric immunoglobulin receptor-like isoform X5 — MAPHLLLVLRILFFLTGVSYAQSVSTVSHVSVKQGGSITIPCLYDQRYRNNVKYWCRGYNWLSCSTVVRTDHPKTSGKTSISDDINQRVFTVTMTSLSPSDSDYYWCIVERKSKGDDGVRLQISVTPGTPELYVDQQQMTEVVGGSVTVLCCYSSQGNRGRWCKIGGSCVAVGHSGALDGTFVKLVQEESRTTNGYVLMVTMSGLMMENTGWYWCEKGDIQMPVHITVNQPTTTQSTTTTTQASSTHQASLTSAESNTFPPTVSPSVTNRDNVVTNENTDEKHQSWLEFLFIPLSLLVVLIAVTLVTLKMLRKHKDKKAKDQPPNTTVQSSDSEQNITYSTVSHIRGSTQQDPLPDDAVTYSTVVTKNKVQPNAAEPDDVVYSTVAQHQR; from the exons ATGGCTCCACATCTCCTCCTTGTCCTGCGCATCCTTTTCTTCCTCACTGGAGTCTCAT ATGCACAGAGTGTGTCCACAGTGAGTCATGTGTCTGTAAAGCAAGGAGGCTCCATCACCATCCCATGTCTCTATGATCAGAGATATAGAAACAATGTGAAATACTGGTGTAGGGGATATAATTGGTTAAGTTGCTCTACTGTAGTACGCACTGACCATCCTAAGACCAGTGGAAAGACCTCCATCTCTGATGACATCAACCAGCGAGTCTTCACTGTGACCATGACAAGTCTTAGTCCTAGTGATTCTGATTATTACTGGTGTATTGTGGAGAGGAAGAGCAAGGGAGATGATGGGGTTAGACTGCAGATATCTGTTACTCCAG GTACTCCAGAACTCTACGTGGACCAACAACAGATGACTGAAGTTGTAGGAGGGAGTGTCACTGTGCTCTGTTGCTATAGTTCACAAGGAAACCGTGGGAGGTGGTGCAAGATTGGAGGCTCTTGTGTGGCTGTGGGACATTCTGGGGCTTTAGATGGAACATTTGTGAAGTTAGTGCAGGAGGAGAGCCGAACCACCAACGGTTATGTCTTAATGGTGACTATGAGTGGATTGATGATGGAGAACACTGGCTGGTACTGGTGCGAAAAGGGAGACATACAGATGCCTGTTCATATCACTGTCAATCAACCAACCACAACACAGAGCACCACCACAA CAACACAAGCTTCATCCACTCACCAAGCGTCACTAACCAGTGCTGAGTCTAACACTTTTCCGCCCACAGTTTCCCCTTCTGTTACAAACAGGGACAATGTTGTAACTAACGAGAACACAGATGAGAAGCACCAGAG TTGGCTGGAATTCCTGTTCATTCCTCTGAGCCTATTGGTGGTGTTGATAGCTGTTACCTTGGTCACATTGAAGATGTTGAGAAAACATa AGGACAAGAAAGCAAAGGACCAACCACCAAACACCACAGTA CAGTCTTCTGACTCTGAGCAGAACATTACCTACAGCACTGTGAGTCACATCAGAGGATCAACACAACAG GACCCATTACCTGATGATGCAGTGACATACAGCACCGTGGTCACCAAGAACAAGGTCCAACCAAAT GCAGCAGAACCAGATGATGTGGTCTACAGCACAGTGGCCCAACACCAGAGATAG
- the LOC109889935 gene encoding polymeric immunoglobulin receptor-like isoform X4: protein MAPHLLLVLRILFFLTGVSYAQSVSTVSHVSVKQGGSITIPCLYDQRYRNNVKYWCRGYNWLSCSTVVRTDHPKTSGKTSISDDINQRVFTVTMTSLSPSDSDYYWCIVERKSKGDDGVRLQISVTPGTPELYVDQQQMTEVVGGSVTVLCCYSSQGNRGRWCKIGGSCVAVGHSGALDGTFVKLVQEESRTTNGYVLMVTMSGLMMENTGWYWCEKGDIQMPVHITVNQPTTTQSTTTTTQASSTHQASLTSAESNTFPPTVSPSVTNRDNVVTNENTDEKHQSWLEFLFIPLSLLVVLIAVTLVTLKMLRKHKDKKAKDQPPNTTVQSSDSEQNITYSTDPLPDDAVTYSTVVTKNKIPLPDDAVTYSTVVTKNKTQPNAAEPDDVVYSTVAQHQR, encoded by the exons ATGGCTCCACATCTCCTCCTTGTCCTGCGCATCCTTTTCTTCCTCACTGGAGTCTCAT ATGCACAGAGTGTGTCCACAGTGAGTCATGTGTCTGTAAAGCAAGGAGGCTCCATCACCATCCCATGTCTCTATGATCAGAGATATAGAAACAATGTGAAATACTGGTGTAGGGGATATAATTGGTTAAGTTGCTCTACTGTAGTACGCACTGACCATCCTAAGACCAGTGGAAAGACCTCCATCTCTGATGACATCAACCAGCGAGTCTTCACTGTGACCATGACAAGTCTTAGTCCTAGTGATTCTGATTATTACTGGTGTATTGTGGAGAGGAAGAGCAAGGGAGATGATGGGGTTAGACTGCAGATATCTGTTACTCCAG GTACTCCAGAACTCTACGTGGACCAACAACAGATGACTGAAGTTGTAGGAGGGAGTGTCACTGTGCTCTGTTGCTATAGTTCACAAGGAAACCGTGGGAGGTGGTGCAAGATTGGAGGCTCTTGTGTGGCTGTGGGACATTCTGGGGCTTTAGATGGAACATTTGTGAAGTTAGTGCAGGAGGAGAGCCGAACCACCAACGGTTATGTCTTAATGGTGACTATGAGTGGATTGATGATGGAGAACACTGGCTGGTACTGGTGCGAAAAGGGAGACATACAGATGCCTGTTCATATCACTGTCAATCAACCAACCACAACACAGAGCACCACCACAA CAACACAAGCTTCATCCACTCACCAAGCGTCACTAACCAGTGCTGAGTCTAACACTTTTCCGCCCACAGTTTCCCCTTCTGTTACAAACAGGGACAATGTTGTAACTAACGAGAACACAGATGAGAAGCACCAGAG TTGGCTGGAATTCCTGTTCATTCCTCTGAGCCTATTGGTGGTGTTGATAGCTGTTACCTTGGTCACATTGAAGATGTTGAGAAAACATa AGGACAAGAAAGCAAAGGACCAACCACCAAACACCACAGTA CAGTCTTCTGACTCTGAGCAGAACATTACCTACAGCACT GACCCATTACCTGATGATGCAGTGACATACAGCACCGTGGTCACCAAGAACAAG ATTCCATTACCTGATGATGCAGTGACATACAGCACTGTGGTCACCAAGAACAAGACCCAaccaaat GCAGCAGAACCAGATGATGTGGTCTACAGCACAGTGGCCCAACACCAGAGATAG
- the LOC109889935 gene encoding polymeric immunoglobulin receptor-like isoform X3 yields MAPHLLLVLRILFFLTGVSYAQSVSTVSHVSVKQGGSITIPCLYDQRYRNNVKYWCRGYNWLSCSTVVRTDHPKTSGKTSISDDINQRVFTVTMTSLSPSDSDYYWCIVERKSKGDDGVRLQISVTPGTPELYVDQQQMTEVVGGSVTVLCCYSSQGNRGRWCKIGGSCVAVGHSGALDGTFVKLVQEESRTTNGYVLMVTMSGLMMENTGWYWCEKGDIQMPVHITVNQPTTTQSTTTTTQASSTHQASLTSAESNTFPPTVSPSVTNRDNVVTNENTDEKHQSWLEFLFIPLSLLVVLIAVTLVTLKMLRKHKDKKAKDQPPNTTVQSSDSEQNITYSTDPLPDDAVTYSTVVTKNKVQPNIPLPDDAVTYSTVVTKNKTQPNAAEPDDVVYSTVAQHQR; encoded by the exons ATGGCTCCACATCTCCTCCTTGTCCTGCGCATCCTTTTCTTCCTCACTGGAGTCTCAT ATGCACAGAGTGTGTCCACAGTGAGTCATGTGTCTGTAAAGCAAGGAGGCTCCATCACCATCCCATGTCTCTATGATCAGAGATATAGAAACAATGTGAAATACTGGTGTAGGGGATATAATTGGTTAAGTTGCTCTACTGTAGTACGCACTGACCATCCTAAGACCAGTGGAAAGACCTCCATCTCTGATGACATCAACCAGCGAGTCTTCACTGTGACCATGACAAGTCTTAGTCCTAGTGATTCTGATTATTACTGGTGTATTGTGGAGAGGAAGAGCAAGGGAGATGATGGGGTTAGACTGCAGATATCTGTTACTCCAG GTACTCCAGAACTCTACGTGGACCAACAACAGATGACTGAAGTTGTAGGAGGGAGTGTCACTGTGCTCTGTTGCTATAGTTCACAAGGAAACCGTGGGAGGTGGTGCAAGATTGGAGGCTCTTGTGTGGCTGTGGGACATTCTGGGGCTTTAGATGGAACATTTGTGAAGTTAGTGCAGGAGGAGAGCCGAACCACCAACGGTTATGTCTTAATGGTGACTATGAGTGGATTGATGATGGAGAACACTGGCTGGTACTGGTGCGAAAAGGGAGACATACAGATGCCTGTTCATATCACTGTCAATCAACCAACCACAACACAGAGCACCACCACAA CAACACAAGCTTCATCCACTCACCAAGCGTCACTAACCAGTGCTGAGTCTAACACTTTTCCGCCCACAGTTTCCCCTTCTGTTACAAACAGGGACAATGTTGTAACTAACGAGAACACAGATGAGAAGCACCAGAG TTGGCTGGAATTCCTGTTCATTCCTCTGAGCCTATTGGTGGTGTTGATAGCTGTTACCTTGGTCACATTGAAGATGTTGAGAAAACATa AGGACAAGAAAGCAAAGGACCAACCACCAAACACCACAGTA CAGTCTTCTGACTCTGAGCAGAACATTACCTACAGCACT GACCCATTACCTGATGATGCAGTGACATACAGCACCGTGGTCACCAAGAACAAGGTCCAACCAAAT ATTCCATTACCTGATGATGCAGTGACATACAGCACTGTGGTCACCAAGAACAAGACCCAaccaaat GCAGCAGAACCAGATGATGTGGTCTACAGCACAGTGGCCCAACACCAGAGATAG